A genomic window from Sanguibacter antarcticus includes:
- a CDS encoding branched-chain amino acid ABC transporter permease, with product MSGGLIHAMVVAEPLIGFDTAALAKNFWALTVDGLTYGSVYALVAVGYTLVYGVLRLINFAHSEVFMIGMIGQYAVLMMLGFGPSGNAYDLGIAMTVVYLVLALAGGMAISGGVAVGLERVAYRPLRKRGAQPLVFLITAIGASFVLQEFVHFVLPRLTGDTLGGVNAQQPIRLVVPETQFTLFTANVTNVSIIIIVSALVLALATDLFINKTKFGRGIRAVAQDPVTATLMGVSRERIIVLTFLIGGLLAGAAALLYTLRVPNGIIYSGGFILGIKAFCAAVLGGIGNLRGALLGGLLLGIIENYGQVLFGTEWRDVVAFGLLVLVLMVRPTGILGESLGRARA from the coding sequence ATGTCAGGTGGGCTCATCCACGCCATGGTGGTCGCCGAACCCCTCATCGGGTTCGACACCGCCGCGCTAGCCAAGAACTTCTGGGCCTTGACCGTGGATGGGCTCACCTACGGTTCCGTGTACGCGCTGGTCGCTGTCGGCTACACCCTCGTGTACGGAGTCCTGCGGCTCATCAACTTCGCACACTCCGAAGTCTTCATGATCGGCATGATCGGGCAGTACGCCGTGCTCATGATGCTCGGGTTCGGCCCGAGCGGGAACGCCTACGACCTCGGAATCGCGATGACCGTGGTCTATCTCGTCCTCGCGCTCGCCGGGGGCATGGCGATCTCTGGTGGTGTCGCGGTCGGCCTCGAGCGGGTGGCCTACCGCCCGCTCCGCAAGCGGGGCGCCCAGCCCCTCGTCTTCCTCATCACCGCCATCGGGGCGTCCTTCGTCCTCCAGGAGTTCGTGCACTTCGTGCTCCCTCGGCTCACCGGCGACACCCTCGGGGGCGTCAACGCCCAGCAGCCCATCCGGCTCGTGGTCCCCGAGACGCAGTTCACGCTCTTCACCGCGAACGTCACCAACGTGTCGATCATCATCATCGTCTCGGCACTCGTGCTGGCGCTCGCGACCGACCTGTTCATCAACAAGACGAAGTTCGGCCGCGGCATCCGCGCGGTGGCCCAAGACCCCGTGACCGCCACCCTCATGGGTGTCTCGCGGGAGCGGATCATCGTCCTGACGTTCCTCATCGGCGGGCTGCTCGCTGGTGCTGCAGCGCTGCTCTACACGCTGCGCGTCCCGAACGGGATCATCTACTCGGGAGGCTTCATCCTCGGCATCAAGGCGTTCTGCGCCGCGGTGCTCGGAGGGATCGGCAACCTGCGTGGAGCTCTGCTCGGCGGGCTGCTCCTCGGCATCATCGAGAACTACGGCCAGGTGCTCTTCGGCACCGAGTGGCGCGACGTGGTCGCCTTCGGGCTCCTCGTCCTCGTTCTCATGGTCCGGCCCACCGGGATCCTCGGCGAGTCCCTGGGGAGGGCACGAGCATGA
- a CDS encoding branched-chain amino acid ABC transporter substrate-binding protein, giving the protein MRSLTRRRSSALALALATTLVVAGCSQKEAGDTGDDSTGSSVDASDLTIVPAVQIDATGAEVEAGEAMDPADPAGDGSAACGEVSIAMAGALTGPNAALGQNILYGAQVALDKHNEANADCQVELKPFDTEGDPQKATQVAPQIVGDASILGLLGPAFSGETNATGSIFNQAGLLTLTASATNPDLTTNGWDTFFRGLANDAIQGPAVAKYLVDTLGYEKVCVVADNSDYGIGLAEQINAGLGDAADSSCAADVKTGDKDFAATVQIINGAEADAVFYAGYYAEAAPFVQQLRDGGVEIPFVSADGVNDPQFVSQAGSSSEGAVLSCPCGPAPEEFAAEYEESAGQAAGVYSTEGYDLMTIMLKGIDSGVTDRAGLVDFVSSYDGTGLARSYKWDATGELESALIWMYKVE; this is encoded by the coding sequence ATGCGTTCTCTCACACGTCGTAGGTCGAGCGCTCTTGCTCTCGCCCTCGCAACGACGCTCGTCGTCGCAGGTTGTAGTCAGAAAGAGGCCGGCGACACAGGAGACGACTCCACCGGGAGCAGCGTCGACGCGAGCGACCTGACCATCGTCCCCGCGGTGCAGATCGACGCGACCGGCGCTGAGGTCGAGGCCGGCGAGGCGATGGATCCTGCCGACCCCGCAGGCGACGGGTCCGCCGCCTGTGGCGAGGTGTCGATCGCCATGGCCGGTGCGCTCACCGGACCGAACGCCGCGCTCGGTCAGAACATTCTTTACGGCGCACAGGTCGCGCTCGACAAGCACAACGAGGCAAATGCTGACTGCCAGGTCGAGCTGAAGCCTTTCGACACGGAAGGTGACCCGCAGAAGGCCACCCAGGTCGCACCGCAGATCGTCGGCGACGCGAGCATCCTCGGTCTTCTCGGCCCCGCGTTCTCCGGCGAGACGAATGCCACCGGATCGATCTTCAACCAGGCCGGCCTTCTCACGCTCACCGCCTCGGCCACCAACCCAGATCTCACGACCAACGGCTGGGACACGTTCTTCCGCGGTCTCGCCAACGACGCGATCCAGGGCCCAGCGGTCGCGAAGTACCTCGTCGACACCCTCGGCTACGAAAAGGTCTGCGTCGTCGCCGACAACTCTGACTACGGCATCGGCCTCGCGGAGCAGATCAACGCCGGCCTCGGAGACGCAGCAGACTCCTCCTGCGCCGCCGACGTCAAGACCGGTGACAAGGACTTCGCAGCCACCGTCCAGATCATCAACGGTGCCGAGGCGGACGCCGTCTTCTACGCCGGCTACTACGCCGAGGCAGCCCCGTTCGTGCAGCAGCTGCGCGACGGTGGCGTCGAGATCCCGTTCGTCTCCGCCGACGGCGTGAACGACCCGCAGTTCGTCTCCCAGGCAGGTTCCTCCTCCGAGGGCGCAGTCCTCTCCTGCCCGTGCGGCCCGGCTCCTGAAGAGTTCGCCGCCGAGTACGAGGAGAGCGCAGGCCAGGCGGCAGGCGTGTACTCCACCGAGGGCTACGACCTCATGACGATCATGCTCAAGGGCATCGACTCCGGGGTCACCGACCGCGCCGGGCTCGTCGACTTCGTCAGCAGCTACGACGGCACGGGCCTCGCCCGCAGCTACAAGTGGGACGCGACCGGCGAGCTCGAGTCCGCGCTCATCTGGATGTACAAGGTCGAGTAG